A stretch of the Buchananella sp. 14KM1171 genome encodes the following:
- a CDS encoding MarR family winged helix-turn-helix transcriptional regulator, translating into MRLRKQRLRAWRAYYEYSARVTGVLEYRLRTRSGLSSGDYNILLVLYEAGEPLRMGTIAQRIAFAPSRLTYAVSGLETRGLVERQADPNDRRAAAVQLTEAGRQLFREAAGPHLEDVCELVMEELTEEEVAAMDAIFTRLAGRLEQATRRTEAE; encoded by the coding sequence ATGAGACTAAGAAAACAGCGCCTGCGGGCATGGCGTGCGTACTACGAGTATTCGGCCCGCGTAACCGGCGTGCTCGAATACAGACTGCGCACGCGTTCTGGTCTCTCCAGCGGCGACTACAACATCCTCCTGGTGCTCTACGAGGCAGGAGAGCCGCTGCGTATGGGCACCATCGCGCAGCGCATCGCCTTCGCGCCCTCCCGCCTGACGTACGCGGTTAGCGGGCTGGAAACTCGCGGCCTGGTGGAGCGCCAAGCCGACCCGAACGACCGTCGGGCCGCCGCCGTCCAGCTCACCGAGGCCGGTCGCCAGCTGTTCCGCGAGGCAGCCGGGCCGCACCTCGAAGACGTCTGCGAGCTCGTGATGGAAGAACTCACCGAGGAAGAGGTGGCCGCCATGGACGCCATCTTCACGCGGCTCGCCGGGCGCCTGGAGCAGGCGACACGCCGAACCGAGGCCGAGTAG
- the recA gene encoding recombinase RecA: MAQIGGTDRAKALELALSQIDKQFGKGSVMRLGDDSRPPVAVIPTGSVALDVALGTGGLPRGRIVEIYGPESSGKTTVALHAVASAQRAGGNAAFIDAEHALDPEYARKLGVDVDNLLVSQPDTGEQALEIADMLIRSGGLDIIVIDSVAALVPKAEIEGEMGDSHVGLQARLMSQALRKITGALSASGTTAIFINQLREKIGVFFGSPETTTGGKALKFYASVRIDVRRIETLKEGGEPIGNRTRAKIVKNKMAPPFKQAEFDILYGQGISREGGLIDLGVETGVVRKSGSWFTYEGDQLGQGKENVRNFLKDNPELANEIEQKILAHLGVGEAGRAAKAAAEAQAAGGSGEADAAAAAAAKAVAGVRGKAGAARGKAARNSEDAGGF; this comes from the coding sequence ATGGCGCAAATTGGTGGCACCGACCGTGCCAAGGCACTGGAACTGGCGCTCAGCCAGATCGACAAGCAGTTCGGCAAGGGCTCAGTAATGCGCCTGGGAGACGACTCCCGCCCGCCCGTGGCCGTGATCCCCACCGGGTCCGTCGCCCTCGACGTCGCCCTGGGAACCGGCGGCCTGCCGCGCGGGCGCATCGTGGAGATCTACGGGCCCGAGTCCTCCGGTAAGACCACCGTCGCCCTGCACGCGGTGGCCTCCGCCCAGCGCGCCGGCGGCAACGCCGCCTTCATTGACGCCGAGCACGCCCTGGACCCCGAGTACGCCCGCAAGCTGGGCGTGGACGTGGACAACCTGCTGGTCAGCCAGCCCGACACCGGCGAGCAGGCCCTCGAGATCGCGGACATGCTGATCCGCTCCGGCGGCCTGGACATCATCGTCATCGACTCCGTGGCCGCCCTGGTGCCCAAGGCCGAAATCGAGGGCGAGATGGGCGACTCCCACGTCGGCCTGCAGGCCCGCCTCATGAGCCAGGCCCTGCGCAAGATCACCGGCGCGCTCTCCGCCTCCGGCACCACCGCCATCTTCATCAACCAGCTCCGCGAGAAGATCGGCGTGTTCTTCGGTTCCCCCGAAACCACCACCGGTGGAAAGGCACTGAAGTTCTACGCCTCCGTGCGCATCGACGTGCGCCGCATCGAGACCCTCAAGGAGGGCGGCGAACCCATCGGTAACCGCACCCGCGCCAAGATCGTGAAGAACAAGATGGCCCCGCCCTTCAAGCAGGCCGAGTTCGACATCCTCTACGGCCAGGGCATCTCCCGCGAGGGCGGCCTGATCGACCTGGGCGTCGAGACCGGGGTGGTGCGCAAGTCCGGCTCCTGGTTCACCTACGAAGGCGACCAGCTGGGGCAGGGCAAGGAGAACGTGCGCAACTTCCTCAAGGACAACCCGGAGCTCGCCAACGAGATCGAGCAGAAGATCCTGGCCCACCTGGGAGTCGGGGAGGCCGGCCGGGCCGCCAAGGCGGCCGCCGAAGCCCAGGCCGCCGGGGGCTCCGGGGAGGCCGACGCCGCAGCCGCAGCGGCCGCCAAGGCCGTGGCCGGAGTGCGCGGGAAGGCCGGGGCCGCGCGCGGCAAGGCCGCCCGCAACAGCGAGGACGCCGGAGGCTTCTAG
- a CDS encoding regulatory protein RecX yields MRPDPNEAGKPGSGKPAPRRAGRERAGRERAGREPGGAPASLEELLRSGLVQLGTDGLGAAGKAAPPPRGRAKTTGGRAKTTGTAADGTQTPVGELPLEQQVDLAREAALKSLTVCARTRQQLTQSLGRKGFAQPAVESVLDRLTEVGLIDDAAYAAALVRTRAQEKGLARKAIAVELARKGIDRQDAAAALDQLSEDDERATALGLARAKARATARLDYPVRLRRIVAHLGRKGYNSEVALSAARAALAEEWDRADDQ; encoded by the coding sequence GTGCGCCCCGACCCGAACGAGGCGGGGAAGCCGGGGAGCGGGAAGCCCGCTCCGAGGCGCGCCGGGCGGGAGAGAGCCGGGCGCGAGAGAGCCGGGCGGGAGCCCGGCGGCGCCCCCGCCTCGCTAGAGGAACTGCTGCGCAGCGGCCTGGTGCAACTGGGCACAGACGGGCTGGGGGCCGCCGGCAAGGCGGCCCCGCCCCCGCGTGGGCGGGCCAAGACCACGGGCGGGCGGGCCAAGACCACGGGCACCGCGGCCGACGGGACGCAAACCCCGGTGGGGGAACTGCCCCTGGAGCAGCAGGTGGACCTGGCCCGCGAGGCGGCGCTGAAGTCCCTGACCGTCTGCGCCCGCACGCGCCAGCAGCTCACCCAGAGCCTAGGGCGCAAGGGATTTGCCCAGCCCGCAGTGGAGAGCGTGCTGGACCGCCTCACCGAGGTGGGTCTGATCGACGACGCCGCCTACGCGGCGGCCCTGGTGCGCACCCGTGCCCAGGAAAAGGGCCTGGCGCGCAAAGCCATCGCGGTGGAGCTGGCCCGCAAGGGCATAGATCGCCAAGATGCTGCGGCGGCGCTGGATCAGCTCAGCGAGGACGACGAGCGTGCCACGGCGCTCGGGCTGGCGCGGGCCAAGGCCCGCGCCACCGCCCGCCTGGACTACCCCGTGCGGCTGCGCCGCATCGTGGCGCACCTGGGGCGCAAGGGGTACAACAGTGAGGTAGCGCTGAGCGCAGCCCGCGCCGCGCTGGCCGAGGAATGGGACCGCGCAGATGACCAGTGA